In the Carettochelys insculpta isolate YL-2023 chromosome 6, ASM3395843v1, whole genome shotgun sequence genome, GcctacccactgcccccacccccgggggagaacccaggcgtcctgcgttCCACCCCGTCCCCCGcctacccactgcccccacccccgggggagaacccaggcgtcctgcgttccacccctccccccgcctacccactgcccccacccccgggggagaacccaggcatcctgcgtTCCACCCCGTCCCCCGcctacccactgcccccacccctgggggacaacccaggcgtcctgcgttccaccccctccccccacccctgggggagaacccaggcgtcctgcgttccaccccctccccccgcctacccactgcccccgcccctgggggagaacccaggcgtcctgcgttCCACCCCGTCCCCCGcctacccactgcccccacccccgggggagaacccaggcgtcctgcgttCCACCCCGTCCCCCGCCTACCCACTGCCCTCACCcccgggggagaacccaggagtcctgtgttctgctccctcccccttcctACCTACTGCCCCCCACCACGCTGggtcagaacccaggagtcctgctcttAGCACTGGCCATGTCTTTCTCCCCTCACTGAACCCAAGTGTCCGGGGAGCCCCCGCTACCTGGAATCTCTGGTGGCAGACGGTGCAGTGCTGTGGGGTCGGCCCCGGCACAGAGCTAGGCTCCTGCTGGCCCCACTCACCACAGCCCCTGGCCCGGACTGGCCCGAACACCAGGGGCATGTgcagggggggctgcagggcaggggggaagtCCTGGAAATGCTCCCGCTGCAGCCAGCGCACAGTCAGGGGCAGGCGGCACCAGGGCCCCGTGCGCAGCATGTGGGCCAGCACCCGCAGCTGGAAGTCAAAGCAGCTCTCCTGACGGGCGCGGCAGCTCACGTGGCTCAGACGCCGGGAAGCGTGGggatgctgccaggcccactCAAACTGGGGGCAGAGACAGCCGGGTCAGAAAGTAGGggccgggagcgaggggcaccagGCAGGTGGGGCCAGGCCGGAGGCTGTGAGCGAGGGGCACCAGGTGGGTCGGGCCGGGGGGCACTGGGCGGGTTGGGCCGAAGGGCTGTGAGCAGGTTGCAAGGGGGCATTGGCAGgaccgggctgggctgggcgcaaGGGGGCATTGGGAGGGCTGGGCCGGGTGGTTGCAGGCAGGGAGCAAGgggcgccgggccggggggctgcgggctgggagtgaggggcaccaggctGGTCAGGAGCGAAGGGACATTGACCGGGCTGGGATGGAAGTGAGAGAGCAgcgggtggggcagggccgggccgggccgggcgcgagGGGGCATTGGccgggggccaggcagggagcaagGGGGCATtggctggggccgggccgggccgggccgggcgcgaaGGTACACTGGCCGAGGAGGGGAGCGAGGGGGGCACTAGCTGTGGAccgagccgggccgggcgcgAGGGGGCAGTggccggggctgggcgggggagcGAGGGGGCAGTGgccggggctgggcggggagcgAGGGGGCagtggccggggccggggccgggccgggcggggagcgaggggggcactggctgggggccgggtggggaGCGAGGGGGGCACTAgctgggggccggggccggggccgggccgggaggagtgggccggggccggggccggggccggcccgGGCGGGGAGcgagggggcactggctgggggccgggtgggggagcgagggggcactggctgggggccggggccggggccgggcggggagcgagggggcactggctgggggctgggcggggagcgaggggggcactggctgggggccggggccgggggccgggccgggcggggagcgagggggcactggctgggggctgggcggggagcgagggggcactggctgggggctgggcggggagcgagggggcactggctgggggccggggccggggccgggccgggtggGGAGcgagggggcactggctgggggctgggcggggagcgagggggcactggctgggggccgggccggggccggggccgggccgggcggggagcgagggggcactggctgggggctgggcggggagcgagggggcactggctgggggccggggccggggccggggccgggccgggcggggagcgagggggcactggctgggggctgggcggggagcgagggggcactggctgggggccggggccggggccggggccgggcgcaCCGCAGTACCCGCAGCGCTGCCACGTCGGACGGGAAGCCGTGGACCACCAGCACCATCTCcctgcagggagagaacccagctgaggccgctgctcccagcatgccctgcggGCACCGCTCCGGTTGGCGCCGGTGCGAGGCACGCCGGGATCGGCCCTCACCAGGGGCCCCGCCCGCTGGTTCTCCAGGCCCCGCCGCGGCGGCGGCCCGCGTTGTGCTGCCGCAGGCGGCGCCCGGGGCTGACGGTGAAGCCCACGTAGACGCGGCCGCGGTAGCGGGGGTTGGCGCAGAGCAGCAGGTACACGCCGCAGAAAGCGCGCGGCGCCGCCCCCATCACCCGGCCGGGCCCGCTCCGCGCTGGCGGAAGCGACGGGAAACGCGGCGGAAGTGACGGAGACGAGAGGGGGAAGCGGGCGGAAGTGACGGAGACGAGAGGGGGAAGTGGGCGGAGCTCTGCGGGCGGAAGTGACGGTAGCGAGAGACGGAAGCGGAAGCGCTGTCCGCGTGTGGCGCGGCAGGATGGAGGCGGCCGGCCCGACGCTGAGCGCGGAGACGCTGCGGGAGCGGCTGCTGCAGGGGTTGGAGGCGGACCACGTGGTGAGTCTCCCCGGCTGGGCTTGGGgggcggggcccggcccggcagcCTCGCGTGCTGACCCCGCCTCTCCCCGCAGGACGTGGAGGACACGACCCCCGCGCGCTGCTCCACCAGCTTCAAGGTTCTGGTGGTCTCGGCCCGGTTCCGGGGGAAGCCGCTGCTCCAGCGACACCGGtgagcgcccccccccgcctccgcgGGCCCtgggcggccccggccccggccgcaGCCTGCCGCACTGACCCTCTCCCCGCAGGCTGGTGAACGAGCTCCTGGCGGAGGAGCTGAAGCACATTCACGCCTTTGAGCAGCGGACGCTGACGCCGGAGCAGTGGGAGGCCGAGCGGGGCCGCGCGCAGTAAGACCCGCCCCGGGGGGCCGGACCTGCGGTTCCTGCGAGGCGCTGCAATAAAGGATCCTGTGCACCGAC is a window encoding:
- the LOC142015081 gene encoding structure-specific endonuclease subunit slx1-like isoform X1 is translated as MGAAPRAFCGVYLLLCANPRYRGRVYVGFTVSPGRRLRQHNAGRRRGGAWRTSGRGPWEMVLVVHGFPSDVAALRFEWAWQHPHASRRLSHVSCRARQESCFDFQLRVLAHMLRTGPWCRLPLTVRWLQREHFQDFPPALQPPLHMPLVFGPVRARGCGEWGQQEPSSVPGPTPQHCTVCHQRFQEPDAAPLRCLQPGCPLAAHPACLAREFLREEPLQLLPVEGRCPGCESLVLWGDLIRRHQGCYGDVEEVPASLQGHWTEELRTPEPSLEGAEPGAGR
- the LOC142015081 gene encoding structure-specific endonuclease subunit slx1-like isoform X2 gives rise to the protein MGAAPRAFCGVYLLLCANPRYRGRVYVGFTVSPGRRLRQHNAGRRRGGAWRTSGRGPWEMVLVVHGFPSDVAALRLRVLAHMLRTGPWCRLPLTVRWLQREHFQDFPPALQPPLHMPLVFGPVRARGCGEWGQQEPSSVPGPTPQHCTVCHQRFQEPDAAPLRCLQPGCPLAAHPACLAREFLREEPLQLLPVEGRCPGCESLVLWGDLIRRHQGCYGDVEEVPASLQGHWTEELRTPEPSLEGAEPGAGR
- the LOC142015082 gene encoding bolA-like protein 2; amino-acid sequence: MEAAGPTLSAETLRERLLQGLEADHVDVEDTTPARCSTSFKVLVVSARFRGKPLLQRHRLVNELLAEELKHIHAFEQRTLTPEQWEAERGRAQ